A segment of the bacterium genome:
GACACCGTGTGCGCCGGTGCCGGGACGTTCGTCACCTGCGTCGACAAGGCCACGGGCGCCGAGCGCTGGACGCGCAACGTCGGCAATCCCGACTTCCCCGACGCCATCTGGTCGGCGCCCAACGCGGCCAACGGCCGCCTGTTCGTCAGCATCGCCTCGATCTCCGACGACCCGTGTACGCGCGGCCGGCTCATCGCGCTCGACCTCGCGACCGGCGATCTGCTGTGGACCCACCAGACGGTGCCGGACAAGATCTGCACCACCGACACCGGCACCGAGTGCGACGACGACGGCGACTGCCCGTCGGGCGGCAGCTGCGTCATCGGGCGCGGCGCGGGCGTCACCGCGACGGTCGCCGTCGATCCGACGGGCGCCTTCGTCTACATGAACACCGTCGGCTGCTTCTCGTTCCCGTCGATCGGCGACTCGGAGACGATGTTCAAGCTGAACGCGGCGACCGGCGAGACCATCTGGAAGAACCGGGTCACGCCGCCGGAGCAGTTCGGCTACTGCGCCAACGACGGCTCGGTCGACTGCAACCTCGACGCCGACTGCGCCGGCGTCGGCGGCACCTGCACGAACCCGAAGGCCGGCTACCACGACTTCGGCTTCCTCAACGGTCCGCATCGTCTCGTGCTGCCCGGCGCCACGCTCATCCTCTCGGCGGCGAAGAGCGGCACGCTCTACGCGTTCGACGAGCAGACGGGCACGATCGTATGGGAGAACGCCGTCCAGCCGACGCCCATCTCGCCCGGCACCGCCGGCTTCGGCCTGTTCAACGGCGCCCTCGCCGTGTCGGGCGACCGCGTCTACGCCGCGCTGAACTCGCTCATCCCGTCGCGCGTGTGCGCCAACGACCATCGCGTCGGCTGCACCTCGGACGCGCAGTGCCCCGGCGGCATCTGCCTGCCGGCGCCCGAGCACCTCCAGGCCTTCGACGCCAGCAACGCCGGCGCCACGCTGTGGACGCACGAGATCGGCTCGAGCTGGTCGTCGGCCTCGGTCGCGAACGGCGTCGTCTTCGCGGGTACGAACACGAAGGCCGCCGACGACTCGTCGGAGTTCTTCGCGGTCGACGCGGCGAGCGGCACGCGCCTCGCCACCTATCGCGTGCCGGCACCGTCCATCGGCCGCGCGACC
Coding sequences within it:
- a CDS encoding PQQ-binding-like beta-propeller repeat protein: MRPTPASLTRLAVPLLALVLVSAHAAEISPQTVGSLGVRWTRALGPVTGPLVVEGDTLYAAGWSGGRFYALDLVTGANKWSATVPGLLFGGTLVLPDTVCAGAGTFVTCVDKATGAERWTRNVGNPDFPDAIWSAPNAANGRLFVSIASISDDPCTRGRLIALDLATGDLLWTHQTVPDKICTTDTGTECDDDGDCPSGGSCVIGRGAGVTATVAVDPTGAFVYMNTVGCFSFPSIGDSETMFKLNAATGETIWKNRVTPPEQFGYCANDGSVDCNLDADCAGVGGTCTNPKAGYHDFGFLNGPHRLVLPGATLILSAAKSGTLYAFDEQTGTIVWENAVQPTPISPGTAGFGLFNGALAVSGDRVYAALNSLIPSRVCANDHRVGCTSDAQCPGGICLPAPEHLQAFDASNAGATLWTHEIGSSWSSASVANGVVFAGTNTKAADDSSEFFAVDAASGTRLATYRVPAPSIGRATVAGDTVFVPYGTLSTPGTGGVVALSLCGNGVLDAGEACDFAAADAADCCTLACTPAAAGTACGTDDGNVCTDAACDGAGLCVTTSNTAFCDDGDACTSGDVCAAGACAGAVGTRADLDCALAGLTAASCDGAPLPKGLAKALAKRTRGATKQLNKATALAAKGAASAKIEKRRQAAARQLDGVAALTAKAVRARNAKKRIAESCKATLDAIAARSRAAIAGFGF